One genomic segment of Desulfocapsa sulfexigens DSM 10523 includes these proteins:
- the clpA gene encoding ATP-dependent Clp protease ATP-binding subunit ClpA, protein MISKALETALIRAIREAKEHHHEYVTVEHMLYGLLYDELADYIIRECGGSTENLKNRLESFFAGELPIHSAGVQGEPAQTVAFNRVLQRAVAHVQSCGKKEVDSGDVLVSIFSEAESHAVFFLGSEGLGRMSVVEFISHSLPEGLQKEPLPSMPDNTTGDKKADKDEKILEEFTVNYAQVAAEGKLDPLIGRKTEVHRMMQVLCRRKKNNPLLVGEPGVGKTAIAEGLALLVHEDTEARASGHKALVPDLLQGVEIFLLDMGSMVAGTKYRGDFEKRIKGVISAIERKDNAILFIDEMHTIVGAGATSGGSMDASNLLKPALQSGTLRCIGSTTYEEYKNHIEKDRALSRRFQKIDVEEPTIDETKRILQGLLSRYEEHHLVRYSKPAVSATAELADRYINDRFLPDKAIDILDEVGSAFRMAGKMGKVVKVRDVEQVVSRMARVPAKSGTSAELSSLKDLTASMKKVIFGQDSAIDAVVTAVKRSRAGLGNPDSPTGSFLFAGPTGVGKTEVARQLAAKLSIHFERFDMSEYMEKHAVARLIGSPPGYVGFDQGGLLTEAIRKHPYSVLLLDEIEKAHPDIFSILLQVMDHSTLTDNSGRKADFRNVIIIMTTNAGAREMSAAPIGFVAETKGREQKALKNLFAPEFRNRLDASISFSALDSKAVEKVVDKLMVELQAQLAERKVEVRLTAAARNWLAKTGYEPAYGARPLRRLILKEIGDVLTDEILFGTLVSGGLVSVGLRDKKLTFTYKLEK, encoded by the coding sequence ATGATAAGTAAAGCACTGGAAACAGCTCTGATACGGGCTATACGTGAAGCAAAAGAACATCATCATGAGTATGTTACCGTGGAACATATGCTCTATGGTCTGCTCTATGATGAACTGGCAGATTATATTATCCGCGAATGTGGAGGATCCACCGAGAACCTTAAAAACCGCCTGGAATCTTTCTTTGCAGGAGAGCTTCCCATTCATAGTGCAGGAGTCCAGGGTGAACCTGCTCAGACCGTCGCTTTTAACCGTGTTTTGCAGAGGGCTGTTGCCCATGTGCAGAGCTGTGGAAAAAAAGAAGTTGATAGTGGTGATGTTCTGGTCTCCATTTTTTCTGAAGCCGAGTCCCATGCGGTGTTTTTTCTCGGTTCTGAGGGCCTGGGCAGGATGTCCGTGGTGGAGTTCATTTCTCACTCTCTGCCGGAAGGTTTGCAGAAAGAGCCACTGCCGAGTATGCCCGATAATACCACGGGTGATAAAAAGGCTGATAAAGATGAAAAAATCCTTGAGGAGTTTACGGTTAACTATGCGCAGGTTGCTGCGGAAGGAAAGCTTGATCCTCTTATTGGACGTAAAACTGAAGTGCATCGGATGATGCAGGTGCTCTGTCGCCGCAAAAAAAACAATCCTTTGCTGGTTGGTGAACCGGGCGTTGGAAAGACTGCCATTGCCGAAGGGCTGGCTCTTCTTGTTCATGAAGATACCGAAGCGCGGGCATCGGGGCATAAGGCACTGGTGCCGGATCTGCTTCAGGGGGTTGAAATATTCCTCCTTGATATGGGAAGCATGGTGGCAGGGACCAAATACCGCGGTGATTTCGAGAAAAGGATTAAGGGGGTTATCTCAGCAATTGAACGCAAGGATAATGCCATCCTCTTTATCGATGAGATGCATACCATCGTGGGCGCGGGTGCCACTAGCGGCGGTTCCATGGATGCGTCCAATCTGTTGAAACCTGCTCTACAGTCTGGAACTCTTCGCTGTATCGGATCCACCACCTATGAAGAATACAAAAATCATATAGAGAAAGACCGGGCTCTGTCCCGCAGATTTCAAAAGATTGATGTTGAAGAGCCAACGATTGACGAGACCAAACGCATCCTGCAGGGATTATTGTCTCGCTATGAGGAGCATCATCTGGTCAGGTATTCGAAGCCTGCTGTTTCCGCAACTGCCGAACTTGCCGACAGATATATCAACGACCGTTTTCTTCCAGATAAGGCGATTGATATTCTGGATGAAGTCGGCTCGGCCTTTCGGATGGCTGGGAAGATGGGCAAGGTGGTCAAAGTTCGCGATGTTGAACAGGTGGTATCGCGCATGGCGCGGGTTCCTGCAAAAAGTGGAACGAGTGCTGAGCTGAGTTCCCTGAAAGATCTTACTGCCTCCATGAAAAAAGTCATTTTTGGTCAGGATTCGGCAATTGATGCTGTCGTTACCGCTGTGAAACGATCACGGGCAGGTCTTGGGAATCCCGATAGTCCCACCGGGAGTTTTCTTTTTGCCGGTCCAACGGGAGTGGGCAAGACGGAGGTCGCGAGGCAGCTTGCTGCTAAGCTTTCCATTCATTTCGAACGCTTTGATATGAGTGAGTACATGGAAAAACATGCCGTGGCCAGGCTTATAGGATCGCCTCCCGGATATGTGGGATTTGATCAGGGTGGCCTGCTCACCGAGGCTATTCGTAAACATCCTTATTCCGTATTGCTGCTTGATGAAATTGAGAAGGCTCATCCGGATATTTTTTCCATCCTTTTACAGGTGATGGATCACTCAACTCTCACTGATAATTCCGGTAGGAAGGCAGATTTCCGCAATGTCATTATTATCATGACCACTAATGCGGGGGCAAGAGAGATGTCTGCAGCACCTATCGGTTTTGTTGCCGAGACCAAAGGGCGTGAGCAGAAGGCGCTGAAGAATCTTTTTGCACCGGAATTTCGTAATCGATTGGATGCCAGTATTTCCTTTTCGGCCCTTGATTCAAAAGCGGTTGAAAAGGTAGTGGACAAGCTGATGGTTGAGTTGCAGGCGCAGCTTGCCGAACGAAAAGTTGAAGTCCGTCTTACGGCTGCAGCACGAAACTGGCTTGCAAAAACCGGCTATGAACCGGCATATGGGGCACGTCCTCTTCGTCGTTTGATCCTGAAGGAAATTGGTGATGTACTTACCGATGAAATCCTTTTTGGAACGCTTGTCTCAGGTGGTCTGGTTAGCGTCGGGCTACGCGATAAAAAACTGACATTCACCTACAAGCTTGAAAAATAG
- a CDS encoding NAD-dependent epimerase/dehydratase family protein yields the protein MNDVICQIPAGTPVLVTGATGFTGTVLTRKLVDAGLKVSAVARESSNIEPLADLDITWFRGDVFDEKIMRQAVSGQSYVFHVAAAFREAKSTEQDYWDVHVKSTQIICEEVLKNPNFERYIHISTIGVHGHIENPPATEEYPFSPGDGYQRTKLQAEEWLNAFAADKDFPYTIIRPAAIYGPGDKRLLKLFKMAMKPYFLLLGKGKCMYHLVHVDDLTNSFIIAATHPAALGETFISGANEPIAIADIAAIVAEHFSRKIKTIRLPIGPFFLAGDICEAICKPFKIEPPIYRRRVAFYSKDRNFDISKMRDVLGYTPRHGNKEGIIETADWYVEQGWLQP from the coding sequence ATGAATGACGTGATATGCCAAATTCCTGCGGGAACTCCTGTGCTGGTAACGGGTGCTACAGGATTCACCGGAACAGTCCTCACCAGAAAACTGGTTGACGCAGGGCTGAAGGTCAGCGCTGTTGCCAGAGAGAGTTCCAACATCGAACCACTTGCTGACCTGGACATAACCTGGTTTCGTGGTGATGTTTTTGACGAAAAGATTATGCGGCAGGCCGTCAGTGGCCAGAGCTATGTGTTCCATGTCGCGGCAGCTTTTCGGGAGGCAAAAAGCACCGAGCAGGATTACTGGGATGTTCATGTTAAAAGTACCCAGATTATTTGTGAAGAGGTTCTAAAGAATCCAAACTTCGAGCGATATATTCACATTTCAACCATAGGTGTACATGGTCATATAGAAAATCCTCCGGCAACCGAGGAGTATCCCTTCAGTCCCGGTGATGGCTATCAGCGTACAAAGCTTCAGGCCGAAGAATGGCTCAATGCATTTGCTGCCGATAAGGATTTTCCCTATACCATCATCCGTCCTGCTGCTATCTATGGCCCTGGTGACAAGCGCCTTCTCAAGCTTTTCAAGATGGCGATGAAGCCCTACTTCCTGCTGTTGGGAAAGGGCAAATGCATGTATCATCTTGTCCATGTGGACGACTTGACGAATTCATTTATTATTGCAGCGACTCATCCGGCGGCCCTTGGAGAGACTTTTATCAGTGGTGCTAATGAACCCATTGCCATTGCTGATATCGCGGCCATAGTTGCTGAGCATTTTTCCAGAAAGATTAAAACGATCCGCCTTCCCATAGGGCCGTTCTTTCTCGCTGGTGATATCTGTGAGGCCATTTGCAAGCCTTTTAAAATTGAACCGCCCATATACAGAAGAAGAGTCGCCTTTTATTCTAAAGACCGCAATTTTGATATAAGTAAGATGCGTGATGTTTTGGGGTATACACCAAGGCATGGGAATAAAGAGGGCATTATTGAGACAGCTGACTGGTATGTGGAACAGGGCTGGTTGCAGCCATAG
- the clpS gene encoding ATP-dependent Clp protease adapter ClpS: MSDKKGSVATRDRSKIQEPSLYKVLLHNDDYTSMEFVVAVLERVFRKNTSEASKIMMNVHQEGVGIAGVYTLEICETKVVIVHDLARKNEFPLRCSIEKV; this comes from the coding sequence ATGAGTGACAAGAAAGGATCGGTGGCCACAAGAGATCGCAGTAAGATCCAGGAGCCTTCCCTCTATAAAGTACTGTTGCACAACGATGATTATACCTCCATGGAATTTGTGGTTGCTGTTCTTGAGAGAGTTTTTCGAAAGAACACCTCGGAAGCCAGTAAAATCATGATGAATGTGCATCAGGAGGGTGTTGGTATTGCCGGAGTGTATACCCTTGAAATATGCGAGACAAAGGTGGTTATAGTTCACGATCTTGCACGGAAGAATGAATTTCCATTACGTTGCAGCATCGAAAAAGTCTAA
- a CDS encoding rubrerythrin family protein, which produces MDKTTRREVEKSFLEVSRAAARKKIYALRAEQDGESQLARLFRAIAISEEAQATRLLLQLRGQTGTNYQNCKTSFEEEIPNLKKQYEQAMEKAAAAGERAISSLFAQSAKVERIHLNLKKKLETTSTKDTSYHICSFCGFIMENHPPEKCPVCTAPASRFKNI; this is translated from the coding sequence ATGGACAAGACAACCCGTAGAGAAGTGGAAAAAAGTTTTCTTGAGGTCTCCCGTGCAGCTGCCAGAAAAAAAATCTATGCCCTCCGTGCGGAACAGGATGGTGAAAGTCAACTGGCACGACTTTTCCGTGCAATTGCTATCTCGGAGGAGGCTCAGGCAACTCGCCTTCTCCTGCAGTTACGTGGCCAGACAGGAACTAATTATCAAAATTGTAAAACTTCATTTGAAGAAGAAATTCCAAACCTGAAAAAACAGTATGAACAGGCCATGGAGAAGGCTGCAGCCGCAGGAGAACGTGCCATATCATCTCTTTTTGCACAATCTGCTAAGGTAGAACGCATTCACCTGAACCTTAAGAAGAAGTTGGAAACGACCTCCACGAAAGACACAAGCTATCACATATGCTCATTCTGCGGATTTATCATGGAAAACCATCCACCCGAGAAATGTCCAGTCTGCACTGCCCCTGCCAGCCGTTTCAAGAATATATAA
- a CDS encoding DMT family transporter, which translates to MKQSNSQILPTLCLLLATFLWASSFIALKLAFVDYHPMVVIAGRMVVASLAFFFLLPRFRKIRIRHQDFKLLGFMALCEPCLYFIFEALALKNTSASQASMITTMLPLLVAVASGIFLAERFSLQNIIGLGLAMAGAFGLSIGGDINEQAPSPLLGNLFEFLAMVCATAYTIAIKKLTSRYSPLFLTAVQAWVGALFFLPMLLLPQIQVPDNFILIPTAAIVYLGLAVTIVAYGSYNYALSAMDAGKASIYVNLIPLFTILLSWIVFKESFSLFQYCAGFVIFFGVGLSQGFWIKK; encoded by the coding sequence GTGAAACAGAGCAACTCTCAAATACTTCCAACTCTCTGTCTGTTGCTGGCCACGTTTCTCTGGGCAAGTTCTTTTATCGCCCTAAAGCTCGCTTTTGTTGACTACCACCCGATGGTGGTCATTGCAGGTCGAATGGTTGTTGCATCCCTTGCCTTTTTCTTTCTATTACCACGTTTCCGCAAAATTCGCATTCGCCATCAGGATTTTAAACTGCTCGGATTCATGGCACTCTGCGAACCCTGTTTATACTTTATTTTTGAAGCCCTTGCCCTGAAAAACACTTCGGCCTCACAAGCCTCAATGATTACAACCATGTTGCCCCTGCTGGTTGCCGTAGCATCTGGGATTTTTCTTGCTGAGAGATTTTCTCTCCAAAATATAATCGGATTGGGGCTTGCCATGGCCGGTGCATTCGGATTAAGCATCGGAGGGGATATCAATGAACAGGCCCCATCCCCATTGCTTGGTAATTTATTTGAATTTCTGGCAATGGTCTGTGCCACGGCATACACCATTGCTATCAAAAAACTGACCAGTCGCTATTCCCCACTCTTCCTTACAGCTGTCCAGGCATGGGTAGGGGCGCTCTTTTTTCTCCCCATGCTGCTGCTCCCCCAAATTCAGGTCCCTGACAATTTCATTCTAATCCCAACGGCAGCCATCGTCTATCTGGGCCTGGCTGTCACCATTGTTGCCTACGGCTCATATAACTATGCCCTCTCGGCAATGGATGCGGGAAAAGCTTCCATATATGTAAACCTTATCCCCCTCTTTACCATACTCCTCAGCTGGATTGTCTTCAAAGAATCCTTCAGTCTCTTTCAATATTGTGCAGGATTTGTTATATTTTTTGGAGTGGGTCTAAGCCAGGGATTCTGGATAAAAAAATAA
- a CDS encoding glycosyltransferase family 4 protein: protein MKRILLISPQPFFQWRGSPIRVSFNVQALVKSGYSVDLLTLPIGERRDITGVNIIRVANPFQFKQIPIGPSAYKIFFDILLFFRGLQLIRKNKYLVIHGIEEAGMIAVLLGRFAACKSIFEKHSDPSSYKKGFLKNILLSGYAFVERMTVKRVDAVICTGAGLAKQVDDMKTSTRAFHIFDIPSSLVEPDPARVALVRAELQQRPNEILLTFVGSFAIYQGVDLLIESIPEVVKSCPQARFIIIGGTDKKIEERKQILQQQNVLDAVSFIGMVAPDTLPDYLSASDILLSPRISGVNTPLKLLDYLKAGRSIMATDVKANRLILNENLATLAAPTPKDMAEKMISLIEEKDMREAMGSEGRKLYESTYNFHNYTEKLAACYTFVLQSEPHKVSFDASDS, encoded by the coding sequence ATGAAAAGAATCCTCCTTATCTCCCCACAGCCTTTTTTTCAATGGCGAGGGTCTCCTATTCGTGTAAGTTTTAATGTTCAGGCCCTTGTTAAATCAGGTTATTCAGTGGATTTACTGACTCTTCCCATTGGTGAACGGCGTGACATAACGGGTGTAAATATTATCAGGGTGGCGAATCCTTTTCAGTTCAAGCAGATTCCCATAGGTCCATCCGCGTATAAGATCTTTTTCGATATCCTCCTGTTTTTTAGGGGACTGCAACTCATCCGAAAAAACAAGTACCTCGTTATTCATGGAATTGAAGAAGCTGGAATGATAGCCGTTTTGCTAGGTCGCTTTGCTGCATGTAAGTCTATCTTTGAAAAACATTCAGATCCGTCTTCCTATAAAAAAGGATTTTTGAAGAATATCCTCCTTTCCGGTTACGCTTTTGTCGAGCGGATGACGGTAAAGCGGGTTGACGCGGTAATCTGTACGGGAGCTGGGTTGGCAAAGCAGGTAGATGATATGAAGACATCGACCCGCGCCTTTCATATCTTTGATATTCCTTCATCGCTTGTGGAGCCAGATCCTGCTCGAGTAGCTCTGGTACGTGCAGAACTTCAGCAACGGCCGAATGAAATCCTTCTTACCTTTGTTGGCTCATTTGCCATATATCAGGGTGTTGATTTGTTAATTGAATCCATCCCTGAGGTGGTGAAGAGTTGTCCTCAGGCCCGGTTTATTATTATCGGTGGCACGGATAAGAAGATTGAAGAGCGTAAACAGATTTTACAACAGCAAAATGTTCTGGATGCCGTCAGTTTTATCGGGATGGTTGCACCGGACACTCTGCCAGACTATCTTTCCGCCTCCGACATTCTGCTTTCGCCACGAATAAGTGGTGTAAATACCCCCTTGAAACTTCTTGATTACTTGAAAGCTGGCCGGTCGATTATGGCCACCGATGTTAAGGCAAATCGTCTGATACTCAATGAAAATCTGGCGACTTTAGCAGCCCCGACACCGAAGGATATGGCAGAGAAGATGATCTCACTTATTGAAGAAAAAGATATGCGGGAGGCTATGGGCAGCGAGGGGCGGAAGCTCTATGAAAGCACATATAATTTCCACAATTATACTGAAAAACTGGCTGCCTGTTACACATTTGTACTGCAGAGTGAGCCTCATAAGGTGAGTTTTGATGCGTCTGACAGCTGA
- a CDS encoding transporter substrate-binding domain-containing protein: protein MCCCCCVLIGSAIASSGWAITATDDLVKVKAWKGDYDEMVKRRVIRVLIPYSKTFYFLDGATEKGLSYDAVKLFEKYINRQQGTKYLKIHTIIVPTERHLLLSRLNEGLGDIAVGNLTITDERLRTVDFSAPFATNVREVVVTRKGIPELENSHDLAGMELYVRESSSYYESILKLNKGNRSVCD from the coding sequence TTGTGTTGCTGTTGTTGTGTCCTTATTGGTTCTGCAATTGCGTCGTCTGGATGGGCTATTACGGCAACGGATGACCTGGTAAAGGTCAAGGCGTGGAAAGGTGATTATGATGAGATGGTGAAGAGACGGGTGATTCGTGTACTCATTCCATATAGCAAAACCTTTTATTTCCTCGATGGTGCAACTGAAAAAGGTTTGTCGTATGATGCTGTAAAACTCTTCGAGAAGTACATCAATAGGCAGCAGGGAACAAAATACTTAAAAATTCATACTATCATCGTCCCAACCGAACGTCATCTCCTGTTGTCCCGACTCAACGAAGGTCTTGGAGATATCGCTGTAGGGAACCTTACAATTACCGATGAACGGCTGCGAACAGTGGATTTTTCTGCACCCTTTGCTACGAATGTAAGAGAAGTGGTTGTAACAAGGAAAGGTATACCAGAGCTAGAAAACAGCCATGATCTTGCCGGGATGGAGCTATATGTCCGTGAATCCAGCAGCTACTATGAAAGTATCTTAAAGCTGAACAAAGGAAACCGTTCAGTATGTGATTAA
- the holA gene encoding DNA polymerase III subunit delta encodes MALIKRTELPALLEKIEQGKMDDLKNIFIFFGERFLCREAADSVQKSLLTYSGGGAVNSIDGDNEDSSKTLGQLMNFTLLPGCQIFRVTDSRLFHSKSVASAVWAKVEQAKSANNEKACRRQLLSFRSLAGLGHDELLSEMSGGQWQGLFGFARPAGDLSWADALLATTEASNKGGGATDIAARYVEVFKKGVPPNNILLLSAEAVDKRKQLFTFIKKEGVVVDCSVVEGVGVAAQKEQKEILQEVVRKSLAGFQKKIVPQALERLLERVGFHPVAVVMETEKLALYVGDRELITVEDLDAMVGRTREDALFELTDAFGKHQSARVLVLLRRLLDQGMHGLAILATMRNYLRKMLVFRSLQLGPAPLWHSGMNAGQFQKVYLPALKERGDWLDLLKGHPYALFMSFSKAQEFSCAVLKSWLALLLKAEFRLKGSPISPELILEELFLTMLKQKRQ; translated from the coding sequence ATGGCACTGATTAAACGGACAGAGCTTCCTGCCCTGCTGGAAAAAATCGAGCAGGGGAAGATGGATGACTTAAAAAACATATTTATCTTTTTTGGAGAACGTTTTCTCTGTCGCGAAGCTGCGGACAGTGTTCAGAAAAGTCTCTTGACGTATTCCGGGGGTGGGGCGGTAAACAGTATTGATGGCGACAATGAAGATAGCAGCAAAACCCTTGGACAGTTAATGAATTTCACTCTACTTCCTGGTTGCCAGATTTTTCGGGTGACTGACAGCAGGTTGTTTCACTCTAAAAGTGTGGCATCTGCTGTTTGGGCAAAGGTGGAGCAGGCGAAGTCAGCCAATAACGAAAAGGCGTGTCGCAGACAACTCCTCTCTTTCAGATCTCTTGCCGGTCTCGGTCATGATGAACTTCTTTCTGAAATGAGCGGGGGGCAGTGGCAGGGACTCTTTGGCTTTGCAAGACCTGCCGGGGATCTTTCCTGGGCTGATGCACTTCTTGCAACGACTGAGGCGTCGAATAAGGGGGGAGGCGCTACTGATATTGCTGCACGTTATGTGGAGGTGTTTAAAAAAGGCGTTCCCCCGAACAATATTCTGCTACTTAGCGCCGAAGCCGTTGACAAAAGGAAACAGCTATTTACTTTTATAAAAAAGGAAGGCGTGGTTGTGGACTGTTCTGTGGTTGAGGGAGTTGGTGTTGCCGCGCAAAAGGAACAGAAGGAAATTCTGCAGGAAGTGGTGAGGAAGAGCCTTGCAGGTTTTCAGAAGAAGATAGTCCCCCAGGCTCTGGAACGTCTTTTGGAGCGGGTGGGGTTTCACCCCGTGGCCGTGGTCATGGAGACTGAAAAACTTGCCCTGTATGTTGGAGATCGTGAACTGATCACCGTGGAGGATTTGGATGCCATGGTGGGGAGAACCCGTGAGGACGCGCTCTTTGAGTTGACGGATGCTTTTGGGAAACATCAGTCAGCCCGTGTTCTGGTACTTCTTCGCAGATTGCTTGATCAGGGAATGCATGGCTTGGCGATACTTGCCACCATGCGGAATTACCTGCGGAAGATGCTGGTGTTTAGATCCCTGCAGCTTGGACCTGCACCATTGTGGCATTCCGGGATGAACGCCGGACAGTTTCAAAAGGTCTATCTTCCTGCATTGAAGGAACGTGGAGACTGGCTTGATCTCCTGAAAGGCCATCCTTACGCTCTGTTTATGTCATTTAGTAAGGCACAGGAATTTTCCTGTGCGGTCTTAAAAAGCTGGCTTGCTTTATTGCTCAAGGCAGAGTTTCGCCTGAAGGGTTCGCCAATTTCTCCAGAGCTTATCCTGGAGGAACTTTTTTTAACCATGCTCAAGCAGAAAAGACAGTAG
- the rmuC gene encoding DNA recombination protein RmuC: MISPFDQLVLWFQQQSQFTQLLAVGSWSFLCGLLPTAFILWLVFQKQKERFLSRQQLIAEFEKQATENRIAASDLVCENVRHQCEQLIEEKRHKQSIISELQEKEAKQRSENARLQTRIEQEQLHAEERLNLLDGAREQLRLQFSELAASILEEKSAHFSRETQEKISGLLSPFHEQLKSFRQKADAVHHDETRDRAALQREITSLRNLNQRMSDEANNLTKALKGNKQVQGTWGEIVLERVLEQSALRKGIEYETQAVFRDEANRFQRPDVIVRLPDGRDIIIDSKVSLVSWEKYVNSDKEQEQDTFLRHHVKAIKEHVKILGEKDYGSLAEIQTLDFVLMFMPIEAAFLAAFKADETLFSEAMSRKVILVSPTTLLTTLRTIESIWHYEKQSRNAREIAERAAALYDKFCSFTEDMERIGKQMHALQSSYDSAMTRLSRGRGNLISRVENFPQMGVKVKKSIPASIRNDADLYTDPA; the protein is encoded by the coding sequence ATGATCTCCCCGTTTGACCAATTGGTCCTCTGGTTTCAGCAACAATCCCAGTTCACTCAGCTCTTAGCCGTTGGAAGCTGGAGTTTTCTGTGCGGCCTCCTGCCAACTGCCTTTATTCTGTGGCTCGTTTTTCAGAAGCAAAAGGAACGGTTTCTCAGCAGGCAGCAGCTTATTGCCGAATTCGAGAAACAGGCAACGGAGAATCGGATTGCAGCAAGTGATCTGGTGTGTGAGAATGTTCGCCACCAATGTGAACAGCTAATCGAGGAGAAGAGACACAAGCAAAGCATTATTAGTGAATTGCAAGAGAAAGAAGCGAAGCAGCGCAGTGAAAATGCCAGACTGCAGACACGGATTGAGCAAGAACAACTCCATGCGGAAGAAAGGTTAAACCTCCTGGACGGAGCCAGAGAACAGTTACGTTTGCAGTTTTCCGAGCTTGCAGCCTCTATTCTGGAGGAGAAAAGTGCTCATTTTTCACGAGAGACTCAGGAAAAGATCTCTGGCTTACTGTCCCCTTTTCACGAACAGTTAAAGTCTTTTCGTCAAAAAGCAGATGCTGTTCATCACGATGAAACCAGGGACAGGGCAGCTTTACAGCGCGAAATCACCTCCCTGAGAAACCTGAACCAGCGGATGAGTGATGAGGCTAACAACCTCACCAAAGCTCTTAAGGGCAATAAACAGGTTCAGGGAACATGGGGTGAAATTGTCCTGGAAAGGGTTCTTGAACAATCTGCCCTGCGTAAGGGAATTGAGTATGAAACCCAGGCAGTGTTCCGGGATGAAGCCAATCGGTTTCAGAGGCCGGATGTTATTGTTCGCCTACCAGATGGCCGTGATATTATAATCGATTCTAAAGTATCCCTGGTCTCCTGGGAAAAATATGTTAACAGCGATAAAGAGCAGGAACAGGATACTTTTCTTCGTCATCATGTGAAGGCCATAAAGGAGCACGTAAAGATTTTGGGAGAAAAAGATTACGGGTCACTTGCAGAAATTCAGACCCTTGATTTTGTCTTGATGTTCATGCCGATTGAAGCTGCTTTTCTCGCAGCTTTTAAAGCTGATGAAACGCTGTTTTCCGAGGCGATGAGTCGAAAAGTGATTCTTGTCAGCCCCACAACATTGCTTACCACTCTTCGGACAATCGAAAGTATCTGGCATTATGAAAAGCAAAGCAGGAATGCCAGAGAAATTGCTGAACGGGCAGCAGCTCTCTATGACAAATTCTGCTCATTTACAGAAGATATGGAGCGTATTGGAAAACAGATGCATGCTCTCCAGAGTAGTTATGACAGTGCCATGACCCGGTTAAGTCGGGGGCGTGGTAATCTGATTTCCAGGGTAGAAAATTTTCCTCAGATGGGAGTAAAGGTTAAGAAATCTATTCCAGCTTCGATCAGGAATGATGCTGATCTTTATACTGATCCTGCGTAA
- a CDS encoding ExeA family protein, which produces MYRNYFGLKEKPFSIAPDPRYLYMSESHREALAHLLYGVSSGGCFILLTGDVGTGKTTLSRCLLAQLPENTDLALIDNPLLTVLEFLEAICLELDIQLEGVEKSVDSYAGLINRFLIDAQERGRNITLLIDEAQNLSLDLLEQLRLLITLEADHKNLLKVILLGQTELRQILKQEAAEELNQRITSRYHLLPLDRESTSAYIKHRLTVAGEAEDIFSQSAMARVFELSSGIPRLINVLCDRALLGTYEEQKYLVTAGIVEEAGREVLRGNTGEKEQRLRKKLWRGLIPVAAVIALGVGVAFYYLGGPVFLGGPPKDQNPVVQGGKFAEATEDTESKIATGELQPEEVKADRATIRIVPLEIND; this is translated from the coding sequence ATGTATCGGAACTATTTCGGGCTTAAAGAAAAACCATTTTCCATTGCTCCTGATCCTCGCTATCTTTACATGAGTGAGTCGCATAGGGAGGCTTTGGCCCACCTTTTGTATGGGGTTAGCAGTGGCGGCTGTTTTATCCTACTCACTGGAGATGTGGGTACTGGAAAGACCACCCTCTCTCGTTGTCTTCTGGCACAACTTCCAGAAAATACCGATCTTGCCTTGATTGACAATCCACTTTTGACCGTTCTTGAATTTCTCGAAGCTATCTGTCTCGAGTTAGATATTCAGCTTGAGGGTGTGGAAAAAAGTGTGGACTCCTATGCCGGGCTGATCAATCGCTTCCTTATTGACGCTCAGGAACGGGGGCGAAATATTACTCTACTTATAGATGAGGCCCAGAATTTGAGCCTTGATTTATTGGAGCAGCTTCGTCTTTTGATCACTTTGGAAGCTGATCATAAAAACTTGTTGAAGGTAATTCTTCTCGGACAGACAGAGCTGAGGCAGATTCTTAAGCAGGAAGCTGCGGAAGAGCTCAATCAACGGATCACCTCCAGGTATCATCTTCTTCCCCTGGATAGAGAAAGCACCTCAGCCTATATTAAGCATCGTCTAACTGTGGCCGGAGAGGCGGAAGATATTTTTTCACAGAGTGCCATGGCTCGAGTTTTTGAACTCAGCAGCGGCATTCCCCGTCTTATTAACGTGTTATGTGATCGAGCTCTGCTTGGTACATATGAGGAACAAAAGTATCTTGTTACCGCCGGGATTGTTGAGGAGGCGGGGCGGGAAGTACTGAGGGGCAATACTGGAGAAAAAGAGCAAAGGCTCCGGAAAAAACTGTGGCGAGGACTGATCCCTGTTGCAGCTGTTATAGCGCTTGGGGTTGGTGTTGCTTTCTATTATCTGGGTGGTCCGGTATTCCTTGGGGGACCTCCAAAGGATCAGAATCCTGTAGTCCAGGGCGGAAAATTTGCCGAGGCGACTGAAGATACAGAAAGTAAAATTGCAACTGGGGAATTGCAACCGGAAGAAGTAAAGGCTGACAGGGCAACTATAAGGATAGTACCCCTTGAAATTAATGACTAG